Proteins from one Telopea speciosissima isolate NSW1024214 ecotype Mountain lineage chromosome 1, Tspe_v1, whole genome shotgun sequence genomic window:
- the LOC122641264 gene encoding putative disease resistance protein RGA3, protein MAIESLLVSGAKPILQSLIHIVTQEIGLAWGVEGELEKLQTNLTTIQGLLDDAENQQVENKVVNNWLRRLKSVAYDADDVLDEFNYKALQREIETPDPTLRKDGIRKDANDFNLIRVEPAANPKAMMMNREDDRQTFSLIDDSDVVGRVDDKSKLLDMLIINNTKANDQVISVIPIVGMGGLGKTTLAQWVFNDPLIVKHFDLRMWVCVSQEFEVKRLVKEIIVSARAKSDVSNLDALNLEAIACKLQDMLMNKRFLLVLDDIWSEDHEKWDKLNVVLRFGGVGSKVIVTTHITGVARMVATSDTYHLGTLSKQDSWSLFSRRAFSNGGPLKTPYLEEIGRRIIKKCGGVPLAVKVLGSLMHSKIEKHDWSSMEQDELRNLLQDSSRGIMPILKLSYEHLPSHLKRCFVYCSVFPKDYTFDKKTLIELWMAEGFLGSKQMEDVGNKYFNILLGNSFFQDVEKDEYEDIVLRCKMHDLVHDLAQSVGKPDYSAVEANHVEHILNEVRGLTLFFEEKDDDKKLFEIPKEVLNKAKKVRTLMFTSSSPYVVDMLMSTSSPYGDMLINFQSLRVLGLCNCWVENLPSSIAKLKHLSECDTTGEMDDDEVLEGLEPHPNLKKFSMYHFGGIKCPTWMASGLSAYRNLVSFKLMCCPRLESVLLGELPFLRDLHLEDMGNLKCLGRQEFFYHSSRNSTTTGATSSSAGTVAFSFPSLKSLYFNETNEMALSSLSSNLISLKFLHIDYCPELKSVPERLLQNNAHVLQEVKISRCKKLETIFPSEGQEGSPLPLAFPSLQSLHIWECPLVKPLPDVWRMTSLRELKLTNFENLKSLPEGLQQLTMLEGLYINRFSEGMDYIKGEKDLQQLVSLRRLTLIGWPQHKNLRDQLKHLTKLKIVTTEEHMW, encoded by the exons ATGGCCATTGAATCACTCCTTGTCTCTGGAGCAAAGCCAATCCTACAGAGTTTGATTCATATCGTTACCCAAGAAATTGGTCTAGCATGGGGTGTCGAGGGAGAGTTGGAAAAGCTCCAGACTAACTTGACCACCATCCAAGGTTTACTGGATGATGCTGAGAATCAGCAAGTGGAGAACAAGGTAGTCAACAACTGGCTGAGGCGGCTCAAAAGCGTTGCTTATGATGCGGATGATGTGCTGGATGAGTTCAACTATAAAGCTTTACAGCGTGAAATAGAGACCCCGGACCCAACCTTAAGAAAG GATGGCATCAGGAAGGATGCAAATGACTTCAACCTTATTAGAGTAGAGCCTGCTGCTAATCCCAAAGCCATGATGATGAACAGAGAGGACGACCGACAAACCTTCTCTCTTATAGATGATTCGGATGTAGTTGGAAGAGTAGATGATAAATCAAAACTACTTGATATGCTTATAATTAACAACACTAAAGCCAATGATCAAGTCATTTCAGTCATCCCCATTGTAGGAATGGGGGGACTCGGGAAGACGACTCTTGCTCAATGGGTCTTCAATGATCCCTTGATTGTGAAGCATTTTGATTTAAGAATGTGGGTATGTGTGTCCCAAGAATTTGAAGTCAAGAGACTTGTAAAAGAAATCATAGTCTCAGCACGAGCTAAAAGTGATGTATCAAACTTGGATGCATTAAACTTGGAAGCAATAGCATGTAAGCTCCAAGATATGTTGATGAATAAACGATTTTTGCTTGTACTAGATGATATCTGGAGCGAAGATCATGAAAAATGGGATAAATTGAATGTTGTCTTAAGATTTGGTGGTGTAGGTAGCAAAGTTATTGTGACTACACACATTACTGGAGTTGCAAGAATGGTGGCTACAAGTGACACATATCATCTGGGAACATTATCGAAACAAGATTCTTGGTCATTGTTTAGTCGAAGAGCATTTAGCAATGGTGGGCCACTAAAAACCCCATACCTAGAAGAAATCGGAAGGAGAATCATAAAAAAGTGTGGAGGAGTGCCTTTAGCAGTGAAGGTCTTAGGAAGCCTAATGCACTCCAAAATAGAAAAGCATGATTGGTCGTCTATGGAGCAAGATGAACTTAGGAATTTACTACAAGATAGTAGTAGAGGAATAATGCCCATATTAAAGTTGAGCTATGAACATCTGCCATCACATTTGAAACGTTGTTTTGTTTATTGTTCAGTATTTCCGAAGGATTATACATTTGATAAAAAAACATTGATAGAATTATGGATGGCAGAGGGATTCCTTGGAAGTAAACAAATGGAGGATGTTGGCAATAAATATTTCAATATCTTATTGGGGAACTCTTTCTTTCAAGATGTGGAGAAAGATGAATATGAAGATATAGTATTGAGATGCAAGATGCACGATCTTGTACATGATCTTGCGCAATCTGTAGGAAAGCCTGACTATTCCGCTGTGGAGGCCAATCATGTGGAACACATTCTTAATGAAGTTCGTGGTTTGACACTTTTTTTCGAGGAGAAAGATGATGATAAAAAACTATTTGAAATTCCAAAAGAAGTCTTGAACAAGGCAAAGAAAGTGCGGACATTAATGTTTACTTCATCATCGCCATATGTTGTTGACATGTTGATGAGCACTTCATCGCCATATGGTGACATGTTGATAAACTTCCAGAGCTTGCGTGTGTTGGGATTATGTAATTGTTGGGTAGAAAACTTGCCGTCTTCAATAGCAAAATTGAAACATTTAAG TGAATGTGACACCACTGGAGAAATGGACGATGATGAGGTGTTAGAAGGCCTGGAACCTCATCCAAACTTGAAAAAGTTTTCGATGTACCATTTTGGCGGTATAAAATGTCCTACATGGATGGCAAGTGGTTTGTCAGCATACCGAAATTTGGTTTCATTCAAACTCATGTGCTGCCCTAGATTGGAATCTGTCCTGCTTGGGGAGCTACCCTTTCTTAGGGATCTTCACTTGGAAGATATGGGAAATCTGAAATGTCTTGGTCGTCAGGAATTCTTCTATCATAGCAGCAGAAACAGTACTACTACTGGTGCAACTTCCTCTTCAGCAGGGACGGTAGCATTTTCGTTCCCTTCCCTCAAAAGCTTGTACTTTAATGAAACAAATGAGATGGCACTAAGTTCATTGTCTAGCAATCTTATCTCTCTGAAATTTCTTCATATTGATTATTGTCCAGAACTCAAGTCTGTGCCGGAGAGGTTGCTACAAAACAATGCACATGTTCTTCAGGAAGTTAAGATTTCACGTTGTAAGAAGCTTGAAACAATTTTTCCAAGTGAAGGACAAGAGGGATCCCCCCTTCCCCTAGCTTTCCCATCTCTTCAATCCTTGCATATATGGGAATGTCCTTTAGTAAAGCCTTTACCAGACGTGTGGAGAATGACTTCTCTTCGAGAATTGAAGTTGACAAACTTTGAAAATTTGAAGTCACTACCAGAGGGGTTGCAACAGCTCACTATGCTTGAGGGTTTATACATTAATCGTTTTTCAGAGGGGATGGATTATATAAAAGGGGAAAAGGATCTCCAACAACTTGTCTCCCTTCGACGCCTAACACTTATTGGCTGGCCTCAGCACAAGAATCTCCGAGACCAACTTAAGCACCTCACTAAGCTTAAAATTGTGACCACAGAGGAGCATATGTGGTAA